One region of Pogona vitticeps strain Pit_001003342236 chromosome 1, PviZW2.1, whole genome shotgun sequence genomic DNA includes:
- the KBTBD11 gene encoding kelch repeat and BTB domain-containing protein 11 isoform X2, translated as MMMQQQQQQEPRLASPGKAPGEEGPAMEGRVATEEAAAENGGGAALPSPAPCSFDAALCLRSPGQASPPAPGAAASSPSSSPGSGSTGSSSRRVEPSPWEINDAASESEEEEASDRGQPPPQPDLSGAGPGPGGEPPQEGCGEPDLVIEVSGQRLRAHKAVLAAKSDYFRARSSRDILRVKGVSYGALRLLLEYVYTARMGEVRHDNLAEVVSGARVLQMPCALHCAAEAMRAQLRLDNCYQLLALAKKQRLAELREAAYRFMSDHYLQVLREPAVYGRLSGAERDLILRRRLEAGKPCLLVAEVSDAFERLGSSSRPQSRESSRPQSPSSVVSLDESGYLLYSYQEASKEWEVLTRLPEEANAKGCAMCVLYNYLFLAGGISAAALGDQRAKLSDKVFCYNPLTDTWSQVRPMGQPRSQLKLLALDGYLYAVGGECLFTVERYDPRADRWSVVAPLPKGAFAVAHEATTCNGEIYVSGGSLFYRLLKYDPKRGEWQECPYNSSRRRSTDMVAYKNFIYRFDVSSSRGEPGQAGGVDVFRYNTVAKHWSQCASFRPTGSPVQPFRCAALGDTIYCVNRTGMLCFNLSQNGEVEADGGLKGTFDAEFLKAPYDAKGVLLPFVLTLPEKEKTGEPESPLAL; from the coding sequence ATgatgatgcagcagcagcagcagcaggagccgcGGCTCGCCTCTCCAGGAAAAGCTCCCGGCGAGGAAGGGCCGGCGATGGAAGGGCGCGTCGCGACGGAGGAGGCCGCGGCCGAGAACGGCGGGGGCGCGGCGCTGCCCTCGCCGGCCCCCTGCAGCTTCGACGCGGCCCTGTGCCTCCGCTCGCCCGGCCAAGCCTCGCCGCCGGCGCCCGGCGCCGCAGCCTCCTCGCCCTCGTCGTCTCCTGGCAGCGGCAGCACCGGCAGCAGCAGCCGTCGCGTGGAGCCCAGCCCGTGGGAGATCAACGACGCCGCCTCCGAgtcggaggaagaggaggccagCGACCGCGGCCAGCCGCCGCCTCAGCCGGACCTTTCGGGCGCTGGGCCCGGGCCCGGCGGGGAGCCGCCGCAGGAGGGGTGCGGGGAGCCCGACCTGGTGATCGAGGTGTCCGGGCAGCGCCTCCGAGCGCACAAGGCGGTGCTGGCGGCCAAGAGCGACTATTTCCGCGCCCGCTCTTCGCGGGACATCCTGCGCGTCAAGGGGGTGAGCTACGGGGCGCTGCGCCTGCTGCTGGAGTACGTCTACACGGCGCGCATGGGCGAGGTGCGCCACGACAACCTGGCCGAGGTGGTGAGCGGGGcgcgggtgctgcagatgccgTGCGCCCTGCACTGCGCCGCCGAGGCCATGCGGGCGCAGCTGCGCCTCGACAACTGCTACCAGCTCCTGGCCCTGGCCAAGAAGCAGCGCCTGGCCGAGCTGCGGGAGGCCGCCTACCGCTTCATGAGCGACCACTACCTGCAGGTGCTGCGCGAGCCCGCCGTCTACGGGCGCCTGAGCGGCGCCGAGCGGGACCTGATCCTCCGGCGCCGCCTGGAGGCCGGCAAGCCCTGCCTGCTGGTGGCCGAGGTGAGCGACGCCTTCGAGAGGCTCGGCTCGAGCAGCCGCCCGCAGAGCCGCGAGAGCAGCCGGCCCCAGAGCCCCTCCTCGGTGGTGTCCCTCGACGAGAGCGGCTACCTGCTCTACAGCTACCAGGAGGCCTCCAAGGAGTGGGAGGTGCTCACCCGCCTGCCCGAGGAGGCCAACGCCAAGGGGTGCGCCATGTGCGTCCTCTACAACTACCTCTTCTTGGCCGGCGGCATCTCCGCCGCTGCCCTGGGGGACCAGCGAGCTAAGCTCTCCGACAAAGTGTTTTGCTACAACCCCTTGACGGACACCTGGAGCCAGGTGAGGCCGATGGGGCAGCCTCGCTCTCAGCTGAAGCTCCTGGCCCTGGACGGCTATCTCTATGCGGTGGGAGGAGAGTGCCTCTTCACGGTAGAGAGATACGACCCCCGGGCGGACCGCTGGAGCGTGGTGGCCCCGTTGCCCAAAGGAGCATTTGCCGTAGCCCACGAAGCCACTACCTGCAATGGGGAGATCTACGTGTCAGGGGGGTCGCTCTTCTACCGCCTGCTCAAGTATGACCCCAAGCGGGGTGAGTGGCAGGAGTGCCCTTACAACAGTAGCCGGCGCCGCTCCACGGACATGGTGGCTTACAAGAATTTCATTTACCGCTTTGATGTGAGCAGCAGTCGTGGAGAACCAGGGCAGGCAGGCGGGGTGGATGTCTTCCGATACAATACGGTGGCCAAACACTGGAGTCAGTGTGCCTCCTTCCGCCCCACGGGCAGCCCGGTGCAGCCTTTCCGTTGCGCTGCATTGGGCGACACCATTTACTGCGTCAACCGGACTGGAATGCTGTGCTTTAACTTGTCCCAGAACGGCGAGGTGGAAGCTGACGGTGGCCTCAAAGGCACTTTCGACGCAGAGTTCCTCAAGGCTCCGTATGATGCCAAAGGGGTCCTTCTCCCATTTGTGCTCACCTtgccagagaaggaaaaaacTGGGGAGCCAGAAAGCCCTCTGGCGTTGTGA
- the KBTBD11 gene encoding kelch repeat and BTB domain-containing protein 11 isoform X1 yields the protein MPSITRASGENGDPGEARKRRGEREMMMQQQQQQEPRLASPGKAPGEEGPAMEGRVATEEAAAENGGGAALPSPAPCSFDAALCLRSPGQASPPAPGAAASSPSSSPGSGSTGSSSRRVEPSPWEINDAASESEEEEASDRGQPPPQPDLSGAGPGPGGEPPQEGCGEPDLVIEVSGQRLRAHKAVLAAKSDYFRARSSRDILRVKGVSYGALRLLLEYVYTARMGEVRHDNLAEVVSGARVLQMPCALHCAAEAMRAQLRLDNCYQLLALAKKQRLAELREAAYRFMSDHYLQVLREPAVYGRLSGAERDLILRRRLEAGKPCLLVAEVSDAFERLGSSSRPQSRESSRPQSPSSVVSLDESGYLLYSYQEASKEWEVLTRLPEEANAKGCAMCVLYNYLFLAGGISAAALGDQRAKLSDKVFCYNPLTDTWSQVRPMGQPRSQLKLLALDGYLYAVGGECLFTVERYDPRADRWSVVAPLPKGAFAVAHEATTCNGEIYVSGGSLFYRLLKYDPKRGEWQECPYNSSRRRSTDMVAYKNFIYRFDVSSSRGEPGQAGGVDVFRYNTVAKHWSQCASFRPTGSPVQPFRCAALGDTIYCVNRTGMLCFNLSQNGEVEADGGLKGTFDAEFLKAPYDAKGVLLPFVLTLPEKEKTGEPESPLAL from the exons ATGCCATCCATCACCAGAGCTTCAG GTGAGAATGGGGACCCTGGCGAGGCCCGGAAGCGCCGCGGGGAGAGGGAGATgatgatgcagcagcagcagcagcaggagccgcGGCTCGCCTCTCCAGGAAAAGCTCCCGGCGAGGAAGGGCCGGCGATGGAAGGGCGCGTCGCGACGGAGGAGGCCGCGGCCGAGAACGGCGGGGGCGCGGCGCTGCCCTCGCCGGCCCCCTGCAGCTTCGACGCGGCCCTGTGCCTCCGCTCGCCCGGCCAAGCCTCGCCGCCGGCGCCCGGCGCCGCAGCCTCCTCGCCCTCGTCGTCTCCTGGCAGCGGCAGCACCGGCAGCAGCAGCCGTCGCGTGGAGCCCAGCCCGTGGGAGATCAACGACGCCGCCTCCGAgtcggaggaagaggaggccagCGACCGCGGCCAGCCGCCGCCTCAGCCGGACCTTTCGGGCGCTGGGCCCGGGCCCGGCGGGGAGCCGCCGCAGGAGGGGTGCGGGGAGCCCGACCTGGTGATCGAGGTGTCCGGGCAGCGCCTCCGAGCGCACAAGGCGGTGCTGGCGGCCAAGAGCGACTATTTCCGCGCCCGCTCTTCGCGGGACATCCTGCGCGTCAAGGGGGTGAGCTACGGGGCGCTGCGCCTGCTGCTGGAGTACGTCTACACGGCGCGCATGGGCGAGGTGCGCCACGACAACCTGGCCGAGGTGGTGAGCGGGGcgcgggtgctgcagatgccgTGCGCCCTGCACTGCGCCGCCGAGGCCATGCGGGCGCAGCTGCGCCTCGACAACTGCTACCAGCTCCTGGCCCTGGCCAAGAAGCAGCGCCTGGCCGAGCTGCGGGAGGCCGCCTACCGCTTCATGAGCGACCACTACCTGCAGGTGCTGCGCGAGCCCGCCGTCTACGGGCGCCTGAGCGGCGCCGAGCGGGACCTGATCCTCCGGCGCCGCCTGGAGGCCGGCAAGCCCTGCCTGCTGGTGGCCGAGGTGAGCGACGCCTTCGAGAGGCTCGGCTCGAGCAGCCGCCCGCAGAGCCGCGAGAGCAGCCGGCCCCAGAGCCCCTCCTCGGTGGTGTCCCTCGACGAGAGCGGCTACCTGCTCTACAGCTACCAGGAGGCCTCCAAGGAGTGGGAGGTGCTCACCCGCCTGCCCGAGGAGGCCAACGCCAAGGGGTGCGCCATGTGCGTCCTCTACAACTACCTCTTCTTGGCCGGCGGCATCTCCGCCGCTGCCCTGGGGGACCAGCGAGCTAAGCTCTCCGACAAAGTGTTTTGCTACAACCCCTTGACGGACACCTGGAGCCAGGTGAGGCCGATGGGGCAGCCTCGCTCTCAGCTGAAGCTCCTGGCCCTGGACGGCTATCTCTATGCGGTGGGAGGAGAGTGCCTCTTCACGGTAGAGAGATACGACCCCCGGGCGGACCGCTGGAGCGTGGTGGCCCCGTTGCCCAAAGGAGCATTTGCCGTAGCCCACGAAGCCACTACCTGCAATGGGGAGATCTACGTGTCAGGGGGGTCGCTCTTCTACCGCCTGCTCAAGTATGACCCCAAGCGGGGTGAGTGGCAGGAGTGCCCTTACAACAGTAGCCGGCGCCGCTCCACGGACATGGTGGCTTACAAGAATTTCATTTACCGCTTTGATGTGAGCAGCAGTCGTGGAGAACCAGGGCAGGCAGGCGGGGTGGATGTCTTCCGATACAATACGGTGGCCAAACACTGGAGTCAGTGTGCCTCCTTCCGCCCCACGGGCAGCCCGGTGCAGCCTTTCCGTTGCGCTGCATTGGGCGACACCATTTACTGCGTCAACCGGACTGGAATGCTGTGCTTTAACTTGTCCCAGAACGGCGAGGTGGAAGCTGACGGTGGCCTCAAAGGCACTTTCGACGCAGAGTTCCTCAAGGCTCCGTATGATGCCAAAGGGGTCCTTCTCCCATTTGTGCTCACCTtgccagagaaggaaaaaacTGGGGAGCCAGAAAGCCCTCTGGCGTTGTGA